From Malaya genurostris strain Urasoe2022 chromosome 2, Malgen_1.1, whole genome shotgun sequence:
AATAATGATAACAAACTCTGAAACTGGTACAAATGCAATTTTGGTTATGATAGTCAATAACTCTAATATTAACAAACGGCATAAACCCTGATTAAAATCAAGTTTCATTAACATATTGATTTCACGTAAACACCAATCAAATCACAGCAGAGTCAATCATGGATTTATGTGTATGTTCATCGGTTGATGAAGCGATGTTCTTTAAATATTAAGCTTCAATAGCAGCTTTCTCTACATAAGCAatggaaataaataatttattagcaatggtaaattttattaaataaacttAAACTTTTAGTACAACATTTAGGTTCGAAACTTAATTATCTGCTTTGATGGACTGGATGTAGGATTTGTCGGAACAGAAAGTCAAGTTTATTGAAATTCACAGAGTATCAGTTCTACGAAGTCGTGACCATAACGTGCGACCTTTCAGATGCAAACGCCTCATCACTAATCGAATCACCTACCGTGAAAATCGTCCCCAGCGATATCCAGTGAATATTCAGTGACACTGTATTGCAATGCGAACTCGTCGTTAGACCGCAGCAATCATCGAAGCAACGCACAAAAATCACCGGCTGCTACGGCAACACTTGCAAAGCATGACAAACTGACGGCCACCCACCGCCCACTTTGGCCTGTATCCTTCGGATCACTCGCGAGGTGGCGGCTCATTAACTCGCATCACGATTCTAGCAGGATAAGCACATATTTTTCGCACACACTATAGATATTTCCCAAGGAACGTTACTTGGAGGATAAATTGATGCCAAAGCAGTCATGGATCGTGAGCTCCTGGAAGTATACTTTCGGAGTGTGCACCCCTAAATGTTATCAATGTATCGCAGCAATGAAATAAAATGCATCAGAACCTATTAAATCGTTATCACAACAATCCTGAGAGTCACGGATTTATATGAACATCTGAAAGCTTTGCTTCTACCATCTGTTCTGGGAGCTGTAAAAGTAGAATTGGAATAAATCTCCAACAAATAACTAGACCGTTCGGCTTCGAGATCGAAGCTGTACTAGCTTTACGACATTCCGCTGATATGGCTCTCTGTCTctgtctttctctctctctcgcaaTACCATTCAGCAGGATTACAGTGAGTGAATGAGACCCGGCTCTACACTTGCATGTTTGCGTGAGATAGAGACTTGCTGGGGATGCAAGATTTGGATTCAGCTCATGCTCACTAGACATCGTCGCGAGGCACATTTCGATTGAAGTTGAAATAATCATAGCAATTTATTTAATTCTCACAGAAACGAATTGGTTGTACTATTTAGTAATAAATTGTTCAAATTAGATCATTGAATATTTTCTCTGGtttgaaacaataaaaaatgtttatAGCTTTGATCCTTTTTCAGACAACGTAGGTTGAAAGTAGACATCTCTAGAAGTAGTCCAACTGTTTCCTACACACTCGGGATTACTTGCGATGATGATACCTTTCAAGCATCGACTAGTAAACATCCAAAGCAACATGTAATCATCACTGGAGGCtgtgtgaattaaaaaaaacagtgaatTTAGCAACTAAAGTCAGTGCATGCCGTTGATTATAGATGTCGTGATAtttcctgaatttttttttagacaGAAGAAAAAGACTCAAAATATACAGTTTATTGCAATAAATAGTGAGGGTGTTTATTGTACTATTAGCATCCCTAATACCATCCAAAACATATAACGCGGTGGAATAAAGCTAAAAAAAagctggaacggtaacttttagCTTTCATATCTCAACTGTGTTTTaaccaggcacgtacccaggaaTGAGAAATCAGAACAGATAGGctcgaatggcacgttccccttgttgTTTGGAGATTTATGCCTTGCCGCTAGATCTGTATtatcatcattttcctgatgggaaaGGAAAGGACAAAAGGAAGGAGCTAGGCAATATAGGAGACTAGGATAATGAGGATACAATGCATGTAAACATAAGtcaattctgcacccctaggaATGCTGAACATTCTGTTGAACTGCACAAAGAAAAACATATAATCAGTACTAAATTCTGCACCCataggatgctgaacaatctgtttTAACCTTAACAAGTGTAGACTTTATGGTCTTAATTAGTCCTGCCGAATAGTTCGAATagaaatcttctgaaaattGTAGTTCAATTTTAATGTCTGTTTGTTTAGAAGATTTGGAGAGTGATCGTCAATGCTGCAGAAAAACAATCGTCCTCCATCTCACAATCTGAACTACTGGATTTTGCAAATATATCCGCTTCAGAACATCGTACTTTGTCAGTTTTTCCTCGGGATCCCAAGGAATAACGGAAGAAATCCTGTTCTGATGCAGACAGTAAGGTTCTATCACAATCCTATTTTCGCTCGCCTGTTCGTTTATCACTCCGAGCTTTTTTTTGAGCCAGGTCGAGCTGTTCTTGGTTTCCTGAGCGAAACAGATCATCCCGAACCTGAATCCGCACCCattgaagttatttgaaatcCTCATCAGATTGTCTTTCAGGTCCGTTGTGAACAATCAATTCAACATACGAACCTGAAGACGCTCTGTTGAACTGTTGGTTCATTGTCCTCGGAAGAAGGTTTTGTGCGCTATAATGGATTCTTACGGAgtcttttgttttgattacgTTCGAAGTTTTTGCCTTTTGTTTTCTTCGCACTCAGGATTTCCATCCGGTATAGCCCGACACTCAGACGTACGTTTTCCTGCAGGATTTCCAAAGCTAACATCGCCAGGTGCAGTAATCCGATCACCCCGAGAATCAGACGTGCAGTTTTCGAATTCCCGACTTGCAGGCGATGAAGCGCCGAAATTTCCAAATGCCAGGATTGGTTTCGTTTTCATCAACTACTCGCTATGGCGGTGCGAAGTAAACAAGTTTATCCAGACACGTAGCCTGTCTTTCTCATGAAGGACGAGTATAgcttgatgggttagtcgataccATTCACGCAGCTCACCAGGGTtccaatcccgcacatagggtctggaagcttttctgacccgaagacgCGAACGATCTTATGGTTAAAAccactataattgaaacaaagatAATGTCTTTCTAACTACTGGTAATACATATAAGCCATTTTTGCAAGtttaatttcagaaattttgGCTTTTGCCGATATCGGAATAGCAAAGTAAATTAATAAAGCCTTATTCTTACAATCCATATTTTTGAACAGTCTTTAGTACAGTTCCACagaattttcacatcgtcatctCAAATGACAATAGTGACCATTACTACTTCTCATTTCTACCGGAATCTTCTATCGAGATTTCAGTAAAAACAACCTtcgaaacaagatgttttaaatttttatatatttttaaattttacgaaataaataaataagtttatGCTGACGCTAGCTGAATGAAAAGGCTCTTTTTAAATACTTCGTCGTTGAACGTTTAAATTCGATAAGGCGGGGCCAATGAGAGCAATAGAACTGCCCGGTCGCAGAActgcatcaaaaccgtcgttcgaatgcaaaaaaggaaacaaacgcaatgaaacataatttttgaGTCATTTATGGCAATCTCACACTTCTGCAAATTTAATCACAATTtctgataattttttcattgaatcatTTAGCCCCGGTTTTAACCAATTGGTCATTCGTCGGGGTAAAATttcttttcatattttcaatGGGATAGAAAAAGAATGAAGTTGTTacagaagatattcacgattaagctcTATTCATTCTTTTACAAATAGAAATCTGCAAAGGCGCCCTCGAAAGTAAGTAACAAGTCAACTAGTACAAAAGTATTAAACTCTACGagatttagaaattattttagacCCTAAACTCacattcatcaaaaagtatagcTAGAAGAGCAcatagaatcagttcaaaaataaattagaaaGCTACAACTTGTTTTTGATGCTTACGACTAACGGCTGTTACGTCACTGTTTCATTGCTCaatgcattattattattattatttatattaatattattattattattattattattattattattattattattattattattattattattattattattattattattattattattattattattattattattattattattattattattattattattatttatttatttatttatttatttatttatttatttatttatttgttaaaataattcatctgacaattAAAAGTCGTAATGAATAACACGAAGTACATACGATCAACTTTTTAAAATAATATACTTGATAacttctgtgagaacttgtgacGGTTCACCAAATTCAAAGAGATGCTCCACTTTGGAAAATGCACGTATACATGCTATCATTGGTTCAAGTAGTCCGAATGTAGTACGATGAAATTTTGGTTGAAGTAGACTCGTCGAGCGTAGAGATCGCtgagaagcacggaagtcaagaAGAGATAACATTTTTGGGGAATCAATATCACCATTGATTACTTTAACCACAAGTAACACTTGTTGCATCTTTCTTCGTCGCTCTGACGATTCCAGGCCAATCAGACGACAGCGGTCAGGATACTGTGGTAAATCCAGTGACAAACCATGAGAGGGCCGCAAAGCGACCCTGATGAATCTCTTCTGTACACGTTCTATTCGCAAGTTCCAAATGAGTTGGTACGGGCTGGAAACCAAACACGACGCACCAACGAACAGTATAGCGCTTTTAGACAGTTGAGGTCTCGTTAAATTTTCGCTATGAAACCGAGTCGTCGTCGTGTTGCTTTGGAAATCAAAGTTGAAAGGTGTTGGTTAAAGGTAAGCTTTGCATCTAGCAAAACTCCGAGGTCATTGACAACATCCACTCTGCCAAGCGTTTGTCCATCGATTTGATAGTCGAATATTATGGGATTGAGTTTGCGATGAAATgttataacttgacatttcacggTACTAATAATTCAACAGTTTCCACCAGCCAACGAAAATATTTAGAAGTTCCTGGAGACGAGCACAATCTTCAATAGACCGGACTGCCAAATACAGCTTCAGGTCATCACCGTAAACCAGTCTGCATCCAACGCCAAGTAGTAAAATAGCGTCGTtaaagaacagcacaaacagtAATGGACCTAGGTTACTGCCCTGAGGAACACCATATTTATTTGTGAAAGGTGAAGAAATACACGAGCCCAGctgcacacgtagcactctgtCACAGAAATAAGAGCTCAGCCATTTAACAAACATTCTCGAAGCGCCTAATCGGGATAATTTCGTTATAAGTATTTCATGATCTAGTCGATCAAATGCAGCTTTCAAATTTTTCCTCCATCCGAGTGATACAGGTTAATGTAAAAtctgtgtgcctaaaaatatattgtaatattgaataaaaaaaaatgtaaaatctaACAGGTTCGTATTCACCGACCGCCTTAACCATGCTGATCAGTAGAAGTGTACGTTTTTGTTTAGGAAAACTCATAAAGTTTCGACGCTGCAGACAAACTGGTTATACCACGGTAACTtcatacatttaggcgatcgaCACTTTTGAATACTAGGAACATATAAGACTGTTTCCAGATTGTCAGATACATGCCTTGCTCGAACGATTTATTGAGTATCACACACAAAGGATCAGTCAAGACGAGGGCGCATCGActactactgctggaatatcatCAGGTCCAGTAGAGTATGACTTTCTTAACCATTTTGCAGCGGTTACGATCATATTCGGAGTGATTGCAGATGTACTTTAATCCACTAGACTAACAGGAACGTCAATTGCGGCGGTTTCAGCCTGCGTGGAAGAGGAGGTACTGTCAGCAAAAACAGATGCATGATAAAAACTGTCAGCAAAAACACATGCATGATAAGAACAAAAAATACCGAAGCAATTCAAGTGGCTATATTTCAACAAATGTAATCATTCACTCAGCACAATCGATGGGTTACCTGACAAACATTCCTCATCCTCGGAAGAACTGGTTTCCGAGATTTCCGATTCATCAACAGGCAGAGGAAGCGGTTCCAGCGGTAGCTTTGAGTATTCATAGTTTTCAAATGCCTCAGGTCGCCAGAAAACCGGCTTGGTTTCGCTTGCCTCCCTTTCATCGACATAAAATTTTCCTTTCACCATAACTTTCGCACCAAAACTAAAATATCCAGGCCCTCGCGGAAAATCCCCGTCCCAATAGCCATGAAAGCGACAGCCTTCCATAATTATTTCAGCAGGTCCCCGAGCCATACCTTCCAACCATGTACCGTTCAAAATGAtatcaccatcactgaaaaaataACGCCCCACCCCATGCCGTtcatccgcaagccaattgcccTGATAGCGTGCTCCATTGGAGTAGTAGTATGTACCGGAACCATGTCGACGATCTTTACGAAACTCGCCTTCATACCAAGTACAATCCGGATAGTTCATACGACCCATTCCATGTTTGAGTCCTTTACGCCAACGACCAGCATAATTATAGCCATCCCTTAGAAAAAGTCGCCCTTTTCCATGTGGAAGACCCCGTCTAAATGAACCCTCGTAACGGTTTCCGTTGACCAGTTTCGCTTTTCCTTCTCCGTGTGGCTCGTCGCGACTATTTCTAGGTCCATTGTATTTCTGAAATATTCTATTATCATAATTTGGAATTCTATTATTTAAAAGAAATCGAACCTGAATTTCGAACTCACGATTCTCCTCTTCGGATGGTCTGAATTCGCTACAGATTTTTTCGCGACCTAAAGTGTGCGTCATTTTTGTCAGTCTATCTAAAACTGATCGTGGCATGCTATTACTGGTTTATGATCAAATAGTATACTAACATGAGCGAGCAGTGTACAAGTTCGGAAGCACAAACCGCCATTGAAAATTCAACAGATCATGCACGAGATCTTTCAGTCTCAATGATTTATCGAACTATCCAAAAAATTACTAGAACGTAATGCGGTAAAAGAAATTGTGATTGTAATTTATCAGCCCACAACCTGGCAGACAGTGTCTGCCCATCTGCTTGAGTGAGGTTCGCTACAAGCTGGTTGTGAACCTACTAAAATCTGACCGTTGATATGCAATAGACTGTACAGCACACCAGCAAGCGCTTCTCTGAATCAGTCCCACTGGTTTCAGATACATTAGGTTGGGGATAGTGGAGATAAATAGGGAAATATAGCATTTAGAAGCTTGCTAACTACTACTAACTACTATGTTTATGACTGAAAATAAAGCGTAaggaacaataataataataataataataataataataataataataataataataataataataataataataataataaaaacaataaaaataataataatgatagtaataattaaGTGATAATAAAAATAGTACTGCATTTACCTTTCTCTTCCACCGCATCGCAACTTACCCAAAGTTAGGTTATTACATAAAATACCTCTTTTTCGCCAATTTCCTGGGACACCCTGGGTCCTTCCTCTTCAAACCTACTTGGTCTTCGGCCCTCGATAATAGTcccttatttgtatttgtatttaattttttccaaaaacttaAGACTATTGTCTTCTATGTTCACGTATGAAGTAAGATGAAGTGCcaggtttttcattgagaaaaataCTTATTAACATACATTGAACAAAAGGGCTTTCTTAAACCCTATCTTGGAACGAATTAACTGTAGCGCTTGTGGCAGTTGATTCCAGTGTCCAATGCTTCTCACAAGCATAGATTTGGCATAATGAGCAGTCATGTATCTTGGAATATGATACTGCTTCCCACGCGGACACCTCACAGGAACCATTTTGCATTTTAAATATAAAGCTGATCGGTTTGTTACGATACTCTGTAAAAGCATTAAGCACCTGATTTTTCCAAACGTATTAAATGTGCATCCTAACAGTTCTTGTTGTCGATGAGTCACACTTGAATAACGACTCAAGTTAAATACAAACCGGACACAGCAGTTCAAcgcttttttcattatattgtaAGCGAATCCGAATATCTGGTGCATTATAAAATCACAGCACACAAAGTGAGGATATATTAATGATTTGAACAACCAtagttttttataaacatgcaaaTGACATGCGAGTAAACGTAGTGAAcgcaatattgaataaattttacCACATTATTGTAATATATAACTGTCCCATTCTAAGTCGTTTTGTATTGGTCCTCC
This genomic window contains:
- the LOC131427749 gene encoding radial spoke head 1 homolog, coding for MTHTLGREKICSEFRPSEEENREFEIQKYNGPRNSRDEPHGEGKAKLVNGNRYEGSFRRGLPHGKGRLFLRDGYNYAGRWRKGLKHGMGRMNYPDCTWYEGEFRKDRRHGSGTYYYSNGARYQGNWLADERHGVGRYFFSDGDIILNGTWLEGMARGPAEIIMEGCRFHGYWDGDFPRGPGYFSFGAKVMVKGKFYVDEREASETKPVFWRPEAFENYEYSKLPLEPLPLPVDESEISETSSSEDEECLSGNPSIVLSE